DNA sequence from the Anguilla anguilla isolate fAngAng1 chromosome 4, fAngAng1.pri, whole genome shotgun sequence genome:
AGGTTAGATTCCCAGATGAGggactgctgttgtaccctagaacaaggtatttaacctgaattcaTTCCATAACACGTTATTGTAATGAACGCAACTGGGTCCATCCACATGGCTCAAAATCCTCCTGATTCACCTTCCAGTTGCCAGATAGAAGTTTTtaaccacattttattttcctcattcAAGCTGGAGAACCTGTCCAACTTCATCAAAGCCATTACAGCATATGGACTGAAGCCTCATGATATTTTCGAAGCCAATGACCTGTTTGAAAATGGGAACATGACCCAGGTCCAGACCACTCTCCTGGCCCTCGCTGGCATGGTAAGACCTTCAGAATTTTGGGTCACTGCTAGAAAGTGGGACCATCCAACATAATTTAAAGGCTTCACTAGGAACAATTCCTTGCTTTAGTCTTgctcttttgtattttgcaatgcTGTAAAGCTATGGAACATCATGGTTTATGCAGAGACATCACCTTTTGTTTGATCACCTCAGGCGAAGACCAAAGGCCTGCAGTCAAGTGTGGACATAGGGGTGAAGTATGCTGACAAACAGCAGAGGGCATTTGATCAGGAGAAGATGAAGGCTGGAAATTGTGTCATTGGCCTGCAGGTATGGTGATAGGAAAAACTATTCCAGGCACTTAGTGCTCCATCAGAGTGAGGAACATGGGAGTGGAATCGGCAATTTATAGTCTGTCCTCTAATGAAAGTGGAATGTGTGACAGGGTGTCAACTTTTATggggttttgttgttttgtgtgccTGACGAATGGTTCTTCATAACCCCCTGTTCACTCTCCAGATGGGTACCAACAAGGGAGCCAGCCAGGCGGGCATGAATGCCTATGGCACCAGGAGACACCTGTATGACCCGAAATCTCAGATCTTGCCACCTATGGATAACTCCACCATCAGTCTGCAGATGGGCACAAATAAAGGGGCCAGCCAGGTATGTCCCACACTGACCTGCACTGCCTCTGTGTGCCACAGGGGGGAACCGAACCCCTGACCATCGCAAATCTATGAGGAgcttatatttaataatttatggATGAAAGAGAGTACAGTATACCTCTCAAGCCAGATTAAGTGCTAACTGAATTTTCTATCTCCTGCAGGCTGGAATGACTGCTCCTGGAACCAGACGTGCTATTTATGACCAGAAGCTGGGCACAGACAAGTGCGACAACAGCACTATGTCCCTACAGATGGGTTACACCCAGGGTGCCAACCAGAGTGGGCAGAACTTTGGCCTGGGCCGCCAGATCTACGATGCCAAGTACTGTCCCAAGGGCGAAGAAGAAAATGGGGCGGAGGCTGGCGGCTATGCCCAGGAGTACCAGGATGAGGGTTACCAGGGATACCAAGATGACGGGAAGGACTACTGAACGAGTGAAGCCAAAGTTGTTTTGCGTCAGGATGGCTGTAAACAGCATTTCCTACTTTTTATTGTCAGTTAGTGATTTTCCCCTTGAAACAAAGACATAATTTTGATCAAAAGGAATCTGATTTTCCACTTTTAGTCACTTTCAAATGAATTGTGGCTGCCCCCTCACCAAGAGAGGGGCGAAGAGGAAGAGATCGGATTAAGTTCCTCGAACTTGTCTGGAAAAAGTGTTAGCATTCCCTATTACCCTGCTATGCTGTGTTTTAAGGAAAGGCGCCTCCTTTTAATAATGGATATGGCAGTAGGATGAGTTGTAATTGCGCACAGAAAGGTGTTCTTAAATTATTACAGGTTGAGATGTTACAAATGACAGTAATGCACCAGAAGTATTGATGCAACATGTTATTTAATATTGTTGGCAGAGATAATAGGTCAGTGTTGGCACAGGGAACGAGTCTGCCCTGTTACTGCTTAACCATGGAAAACGTGCAGATCTGCATTTTGTTACAATTTCCCATGATCCCAAGATTTCCTAGGAAACCAAGAAAGTCATATTTACCCTTTTTCACCGTCGTGCCTTGTCATGCCCAGTAGAGTCAGATGGTGTCCATAGTGACCCAAGGTTCTGGGCATCTCCCTTATCATTCCAGCTCCTGCCATGAAGATCGTGGCTTGTGTTACGTCAGTGTGATAGTTCATGTGAATGGGGTAGTGTTTCCGCATGAAAGCTTGAAACGGCTTTGTTCTTCCTGTTTGTCCTTGGTCTTTGATTGTGTTCTCGTCATTCAAAGTATTCAAAGTAAACAAGCGGCTTTCGCTTCCGTGATAACCACGGTGATTCATAAATGCTTTTGTTAATGTGACCAAATTTCTTACACAGAAGGATCCTTTATAAACAGTGCCAGTATCCTTCTTAAtgtgatttctttttacaatCCATTAAGCAATTTTAAATTCAGTCATTTGTTGCTTTGTTTTATCTTATTCCTGACACTTGTTTTAGCAATCATTTAGCTGTCAGCAGCTGCTAAGGAAAACTGGAGTTATACCAACCAGCACCATAGTGTTTATTCTGCATCATTCCTTTACTTCCTGTGAattgttttcatgcatttatgttttaaaattgtatattttacaaGCCTGTAATGGATACCAATTGAAAAATGTTGAGCTTTGAAAAGGAAGGGAAGAAATTGTAATAAATTGTGTATATACTGCAAAACTGGTGTGGATATGGGTTTGTGCCAAGTTATTTATCTTTCTGTCCAGTAATGGTGTCTTCAGTATCAGGTAAGgtattgagaaaaaaatatgtttcttttgtCTCGAGCAGTGTATTGTAATAGAACTGGCGTATGTCCTTATCTAGTAATTATCTACTTGtggtattttttaattaattattgttaGGTATTTGGCCTTAACCATTATTTAATGGACTTAACTGGCTATAGTGTATTTGGTGACATGTTGTTTGATAGAGCTGGACAAAAGCCATTTGCAAGCCTTTATTTTGCATAGTGCCTACTTCAGGAAGTATATATTCCAGTATATTGGTAGTGGATAGGCTGCCATCAAGTGGTGTCTTGGAATAATATTCTCTCTCATTGGATGTGCTGTATTATAAGTAAATATCAGCAACTATcatgtttgatttgatttagctgtttttgttctcttttggaCATTGTGTAATGCATTCTTATATGTTACTGTTCTGCTCAAATTATGGagttaatggggaaaaaagattttatttatgaGTGTGGCAAGCAATTGACAATTCCAAGGCCTGGCATAATACATGTCCCAATGCAAGCAATATGCCttataaataaaaggaaatacaTGCATTGAATTAAAGCAAAGTTACCACCCTTAATTGTGAATTGAGtattcttttttctgttcactTGTTTTCCCAATTTAACAGCAAAGAGAAT
Encoded proteins:
- the LOC118226068 gene encoding calponin-2-like, coding for MSSSQFNRGPAYGFSAEVKSKIAQKYDPQKEEELRIWIEGVTGCSIGDDFQKGLKNGVILCQLINKLKPGSVRKINQSAQNWHQLENLSNFIKAITAYGLKPHDIFEANDLFENGNMTQVQTTLLALAGMAKTKGLQSSVDIGVKYADKQQRAFDQEKMKAGNCVIGLQMGTNKGASQAGMNAYGTRRHLYDPKSQILPPMDNSTISLQMGTNKGASQAGMTAPGTRRAIYDQKLGTDKCDNSTMSLQMGYTQGANQSGQNFGLGRQIYDAKYCPKGEEENGAEAGGYAQEYQDEGYQGYQDDGKDY